Proteins encoded together in one Xenopus laevis strain J_2021 chromosome 6L, Xenopus_laevis_v10.1, whole genome shotgun sequence window:
- the XB5798854.L gene encoding uncharacterized protein LOC379464 isoform X1, which yields MGCHSRVLGRQNRRCSWRKRNISQEKKRIMEIYSVLTLFFIFLLTLLFLSSLWRQQKRSHVLPPGPTPIPLLGTPSYLTRDGIIRYYPEFHKKYGTMFTLWQMTDPVVVLCGYDTVKDALINHAEQFSDRPVYPVVEKYTKGFTFMTANDHWREFRRYILTTLRNIGMGKQTLEEKCLKEAEQLVEAMAEKGGKPFNPSHLLGCAVSNIIGAVLFGQQLDYRDKKLLDLMTNTRKHVSNIMSMKHQICNMFPLLLKLPYLNQILVKNSLYLVAHVREQLDFHKQTLDTSTPRDFIDHFLLKIKEEFGKADSKFHELSLTTYISGLLVAGIDTTTSTLKFCVTLIAHLPHIQAKVQKEIDDVTGSQRPPGISDRPRMPYTNAVIHELQRHLDLAPAALFHALTEDTKFHGYTFPKGTRIIPYLSSVLFDPTQWETPHEFNPGHFLDEKGQFRAKPAFMAFSAGKRECLGVNLARMEIFLFFSALLQKFSFSSVSGAQMDMKSLRLNKDEMIKSYEIRAVPRSSQPT from the exons ATGGGTTGCCACAGCCGAGTGTTGGGAAGGCAGAACAGACGGTGCAGCTGGCGCAAGAGGAATATATCTCAGGAAAAGAAAAG AATCATGGAAATCTACTCTGTCCTGACTTTGTTCTTCATCTTCCTGCTCaccctcctcttcctctcctctCTGTGGAGACAACAGAAGAGATCTCATGTCCTACCCCCAGGCCCAACCCCAATCCCACTTCTAGGCACCCCCAGTTACTTAACCCGTGATGGAATTATCAGGTATTACCCAGAG TTCCACAAGAAATACGGCACAATGTTCACCCTGTGGCAAATGACGGACCCAGTTGTGGTTCTGTGTGGTTACGACACGGTGAAGGACGCTCTGATCAACCACGCGGAGCAGTTCAGTGATCGCCCGGTGTATCCGGTGGTTGAAAAATACACCAAAGGATTCA CATTTATGACTGCCAATGATCACTGGCGGGAGTTCCGGAGATACATCCTGACAACTCTGAGGAACATCGGGATGGGGAAACAGACCTTGGAGGAGAAATGTCTGAAGGAGGCCGAGCAGCTGGTAGAGGCTATGGCTGAGAAGGGAG GAAAACCCTTTAACCCATCCCACCTGCTGGGCTGTGCCGTGTCCAACATCATCGGGGCTGTTCTCTTTGGGCAGCAGTTGGACTACAGAGACAAGAAACTCCTGGACCTCATGACAAACACCAGGAAACATGTCAGCAATATCATGTCCATGAAGCATCAG ATCTGCAACATGTTCCCACTGCTGTTAAAGTTGCCCTACCTGAACCAGATCCTGGTCAAAAACAGCCTGTACCTGGTGGCCCATGTGAGGGAGCAGTTGGACTTCCACAAGCAGACTCTGGACACCAGCACCCCCAGGGACTTCATTGACCATTTTCTACTCAAGATAAAAGAG GAGTTTGGGAAAGCAGATTCCAAGTTCCATGAGTTGAGTCTGACGACGTATATCTCCGGTCTGCTCGTAGCCGGGATCGACACCACCACTTCCACCCTCAAGTTCTGTGTCACCCTCATCGCACACTTGCCCCACATTCAGG CAAAAGTACAAAAAGAGATCGATGATGTAACGGGGTCCCAGCGCCCCCCAGGAATAAGTGACCGACCCCGGATGCCTTACACCAATGCCGTGATTCATGAACTGCAGAGGCACTTGGATCTGGCCCCAGCAGCGTTATTTCATGCGCTAACGGAAGATACCAAGTTCCATGGCTACACCTTCCCCAAG GGCACCCGGATCATCCCGTACCTCTCCTCAGTGCTCTTCGACCCGACCCAGTGGGAGACCCCACATGAATTCAACCCGGGGCATTTTCTTGATGAGAAGGGACAGTTTCGGGCAAAGCCGGCTTTCATGGCATTTTCTGCAG GGAAGCGCGAGTGCCTGGGGGTGAATTTGGCTCGGATGGAGATTTTCCTCTTCTTCTCGGCTCTGCTCCAGAAATTCTCCTTCTCTTCAGTCTCTGGGGCCCAAATGGACATGAAATCTCTCAGGTTAAATAAGGATGAGATGATCAAATCCTATGAGATCCGCGCTGTCCCTCGCTCCTCCCAACCCACCTGA
- the XB5798854.L gene encoding uncharacterized protein LOC379464 isoform X2 — protein MEIYSVLTLFFIFLLTLLFLSSLWRQQKRSHVLPPGPTPIPLLGTPSYLTRDGIIRYYPEFHKKYGTMFTLWQMTDPVVVLCGYDTVKDALINHAEQFSDRPVYPVVEKYTKGFTFMTANDHWREFRRYILTTLRNIGMGKQTLEEKCLKEAEQLVEAMAEKGGKPFNPSHLLGCAVSNIIGAVLFGQQLDYRDKKLLDLMTNTRKHVSNIMSMKHQICNMFPLLLKLPYLNQILVKNSLYLVAHVREQLDFHKQTLDTSTPRDFIDHFLLKIKEEFGKADSKFHELSLTTYISGLLVAGIDTTTSTLKFCVTLIAHLPHIQAKVQKEIDDVTGSQRPPGISDRPRMPYTNAVIHELQRHLDLAPAALFHALTEDTKFHGYTFPKGTRIIPYLSSVLFDPTQWETPHEFNPGHFLDEKGQFRAKPAFMAFSAGKRECLGVNLARMEIFLFFSALLQKFSFSSVSGAQMDMKSLRLNKDEMIKSYEIRAVPRSSQPT, from the exons ATGGAAATCTACTCTGTCCTGACTTTGTTCTTCATCTTCCTGCTCaccctcctcttcctctcctctCTGTGGAGACAACAGAAGAGATCTCATGTCCTACCCCCAGGCCCAACCCCAATCCCACTTCTAGGCACCCCCAGTTACTTAACCCGTGATGGAATTATCAGGTATTACCCAGAG TTCCACAAGAAATACGGCACAATGTTCACCCTGTGGCAAATGACGGACCCAGTTGTGGTTCTGTGTGGTTACGACACGGTGAAGGACGCTCTGATCAACCACGCGGAGCAGTTCAGTGATCGCCCGGTGTATCCGGTGGTTGAAAAATACACCAAAGGATTCA CATTTATGACTGCCAATGATCACTGGCGGGAGTTCCGGAGATACATCCTGACAACTCTGAGGAACATCGGGATGGGGAAACAGACCTTGGAGGAGAAATGTCTGAAGGAGGCCGAGCAGCTGGTAGAGGCTATGGCTGAGAAGGGAG GAAAACCCTTTAACCCATCCCACCTGCTGGGCTGTGCCGTGTCCAACATCATCGGGGCTGTTCTCTTTGGGCAGCAGTTGGACTACAGAGACAAGAAACTCCTGGACCTCATGACAAACACCAGGAAACATGTCAGCAATATCATGTCCATGAAGCATCAG ATCTGCAACATGTTCCCACTGCTGTTAAAGTTGCCCTACCTGAACCAGATCCTGGTCAAAAACAGCCTGTACCTGGTGGCCCATGTGAGGGAGCAGTTGGACTTCCACAAGCAGACTCTGGACACCAGCACCCCCAGGGACTTCATTGACCATTTTCTACTCAAGATAAAAGAG GAGTTTGGGAAAGCAGATTCCAAGTTCCATGAGTTGAGTCTGACGACGTATATCTCCGGTCTGCTCGTAGCCGGGATCGACACCACCACTTCCACCCTCAAGTTCTGTGTCACCCTCATCGCACACTTGCCCCACATTCAGG CAAAAGTACAAAAAGAGATCGATGATGTAACGGGGTCCCAGCGCCCCCCAGGAATAAGTGACCGACCCCGGATGCCTTACACCAATGCCGTGATTCATGAACTGCAGAGGCACTTGGATCTGGCCCCAGCAGCGTTATTTCATGCGCTAACGGAAGATACCAAGTTCCATGGCTACACCTTCCCCAAG GGCACCCGGATCATCCCGTACCTCTCCTCAGTGCTCTTCGACCCGACCCAGTGGGAGACCCCACATGAATTCAACCCGGGGCATTTTCTTGATGAGAAGGGACAGTTTCGGGCAAAGCCGGCTTTCATGGCATTTTCTGCAG GGAAGCGCGAGTGCCTGGGGGTGAATTTGGCTCGGATGGAGATTTTCCTCTTCTTCTCGGCTCTGCTCCAGAAATTCTCCTTCTCTTCAGTCTCTGGGGCCCAAATGGACATGAAATCTCTCAGGTTAAATAAGGATGAGATGATCAAATCCTATGAGATCCGCGCTGTCCCTCGCTCCTCCCAACCCACCTGA
- the XB5798854.L gene encoding uncharacterized protein LOC379464, whose translation MFTLWQMTDPVVVLCGYDTVKDALINHAEQFSDRPVYPVVEKYTKGFTFMTANDHWREFRRYILTTLRNIGMGKQTLEEKCLKEAEQLVEAMAEKGGKPFNPSHLLGCAVSNIIGAVLFGQQLDYRDKKLLDLMTNTRKHVSNIMSMKHQICNMFPLLLKLPYLNQILVKNSLYLVAHVREQLDFHKQTLDTSTPRDFIDHFLLKIKEEFGKADSKFHELSLTTYISGLLVAGIDTTTSTLKFCVTLIAHLPHIQAKVQKEIDDVTGSQRPPGISDRPRMPYTNAVIHELQRHLDLAPAALFHALTEDTKFHGYTFPKGTRIIPYLSSVLFDPTQWETPHEFNPGHFLDEKGQFRAKPAFMAFSAGKRECLGVNLARMEIFLFFSALLQKFSFSSVSGAQMDMKSLRLNKDEMIKSYEIRAVPRSSQPT comes from the exons ATGTTCACCCTGTGGCAAATGACGGACCCAGTTGTGGTTCTGTGTGGTTACGACACGGTGAAGGACGCTCTGATCAACCACGCGGAGCAGTTCAGTGATCGCCCGGTGTATCCGGTGGTTGAAAAATACACCAAAGGATTCA CATTTATGACTGCCAATGATCACTGGCGGGAGTTCCGGAGATACATCCTGACAACTCTGAGGAACATCGGGATGGGGAAACAGACCTTGGAGGAGAAATGTCTGAAGGAGGCCGAGCAGCTGGTAGAGGCTATGGCTGAGAAGGGAG GAAAACCCTTTAACCCATCCCACCTGCTGGGCTGTGCCGTGTCCAACATCATCGGGGCTGTTCTCTTTGGGCAGCAGTTGGACTACAGAGACAAGAAACTCCTGGACCTCATGACAAACACCAGGAAACATGTCAGCAATATCATGTCCATGAAGCATCAG ATCTGCAACATGTTCCCACTGCTGTTAAAGTTGCCCTACCTGAACCAGATCCTGGTCAAAAACAGCCTGTACCTGGTGGCCCATGTGAGGGAGCAGTTGGACTTCCACAAGCAGACTCTGGACACCAGCACCCCCAGGGACTTCATTGACCATTTTCTACTCAAGATAAAAGAG GAGTTTGGGAAAGCAGATTCCAAGTTCCATGAGTTGAGTCTGACGACGTATATCTCCGGTCTGCTCGTAGCCGGGATCGACACCACCACTTCCACCCTCAAGTTCTGTGTCACCCTCATCGCACACTTGCCCCACATTCAGG CAAAAGTACAAAAAGAGATCGATGATGTAACGGGGTCCCAGCGCCCCCCAGGAATAAGTGACCGACCCCGGATGCCTTACACCAATGCCGTGATTCATGAACTGCAGAGGCACTTGGATCTGGCCCCAGCAGCGTTATTTCATGCGCTAACGGAAGATACCAAGTTCCATGGCTACACCTTCCCCAAG GGCACCCGGATCATCCCGTACCTCTCCTCAGTGCTCTTCGACCCGACCCAGTGGGAGACCCCACATGAATTCAACCCGGGGCATTTTCTTGATGAGAAGGGACAGTTTCGGGCAAAGCCGGCTTTCATGGCATTTTCTGCAG GGAAGCGCGAGTGCCTGGGGGTGAATTTGGCTCGGATGGAGATTTTCCTCTTCTTCTCGGCTCTGCTCCAGAAATTCTCCTTCTCTTCAGTCTCTGGGGCCCAAATGGACATGAAATCTCTCAGGTTAAATAAGGATGAGATGATCAAATCCTATGAGATCCGCGCTGTCCCTCGCTCCTCCCAACCCACCTGA
- the XB5761350.L gene encoding cytochrome P450 2C20: MEVLSALILYLIFLLTLLFLSSLWKQQRKALLLPPGPTPIPLLGTPSYITIDSACKYPKLQKKYGDMFTVWLLSDPVVVLCGYDVVKDALINHAEEFSGRPVQPLADKHAQGYNFESSNTHWRYFRRFILTTLRNIGLGKKPLEERCLMEAKQLIEAVSETEGKPFNPIQLLACAVFNFINGVLFGQQLDYSDKKLQEFILHTRKHVDNVLNKTSQVCVMFPVFLKIPFLWKILCRGTLRLHLFVKEQIDFHKQTLDANSPRDFVDFFLLKIKEEEDNPDSIFCDVSLMMNITGLLAAATDSTSCTLKYCLLLIAQFPDIQAKVQQEIDDVTGSQRLPQISDRPRMPYTNAVIHELQRHLDIAPVAFYHALTKDIEFRGYTLPKGTRIIPYLSSVLFDPTQWETPEEFNPEHFLDEKGQFRTKPAFMVFSAGKRECLGVNLARMEIFILISALLQKFTFSAVSGEKLELRCSKNVKMDFIISSEICAVPRSSNND; encoded by the exons ATGGAAGTCCTCTCTGCCCTCATCTTGTACCTCATCTTCCTGCTCaccctcctcttcctctcctctCTCTGGAAACAACAGAGGAAAGCCCTCCTCCTGCCGCCAGGACCAACCCCAATTCCACTTTTGGGCACCCCCAGTTATATAACCATAGACAGTGCCTGCAAGTACCCCAAG TTACAGAAGAAATATGGTGATATGTTCACTGTTTGGCTGCTGAGTGACCCCGTTGTGGTTCTGTGTGGGTACGACGTGGTGAAAGACGCTCTGATAAACCACGCGGAGGAGTTCAGTGGACGCCCAGTTCAGCCATTGGCCGATAAACATGCGCAAGGATACA ATTTTGAAAGTTCCAACACCCACTGGCGTTACTTCCGGAGATTCATATTGACAACACTGAGAAACATTGGTTTGGGGAAGAAACCCCTAGAGGAAAGGTGTTTAATGGAGGCCAAGCAACTCATTGAGGCTGTGTCTGAAACAGAAG GAAAGCCTTTCAACCCCATCCAGCTCCTGGCTTGTGCCGTGTTCAACTTCATCAATGGTGTTTTATTTGGGCAGCAGTTGGATTACAGTGACAAGAAACTGCAGGAGTTTATATTACACACAAGGAAACACGTCGACAATGTGCTGAACAAAACCTCCCAG GTCTGTGTCATGTTCCCGGTGTTCCTGAAGATTCCATTCCTCTGGAAGATCCTCTGCAGGGGGACCTTGCGGCTACACTTGTTTGTCAAGGAGCAGATTGATTTTCACAAGCAGACCCTGGATGCCAACTCTCCAAGGGATTTTGTTGACTTCTTCCTCCTGAAGATAAAAGAG GAGGAGGACAACCCAGACTCAATTTTCTGTGACGTGAGTCTCATGATGAACATCACTGGCCTGTTGGCTGCAGCGACTGACAGCACTTCTTGCAccctaaagtactgcctgttacTGATAGCCCAATTTCCAGATATTCAGG CAAAGGTGCAGCAAGAGATCGATGATGTGACGGGGTCCCAGCGGCTTCCGCAGATAAGTGACCGCCCCCGCATGCCTTACACCAATGCCGTGATTCATGAACTGCAGAGGCACTTAGATATTGCACCAGTTGCTTTCTATCATGCACTTACAAAAGACATTGAATTCCGTGGATATACCCTCCCCAAG GGCACCCGAATCATTCCGTACCTCTCCTCAGTGCTGTTCGACCCGACCCAGTGGGAAACCCCGGAGGAGTTCAACCCGGAGCATTTTCTGGATGAGAAGGGGCAGTTCAGGACAAAGCCAGCTTTCATGGTCTTTTCGGCAG GGAAGCGTGAGTGCCTTGGGGTGAATTTGGCCCGTATGGAGATCTTTATCCTGATCTCTGCTCTGCTCCAGAAATTCACTTTCTCTGCAGTCTCTGGGGAAAAACTGGAGCTGAGATGTTCCAAGAACGTCAAGATGGACTTTATTATATCATCTGAGATCTGTGCAGTCCCTCGCTCCTCTAACAATGACTGA